A single region of the Pararhodospirillum photometricum DSM 122 genome encodes:
- a CDS encoding glycogen/starch/alpha-glucan phosphorylase, whose protein sequence is MHAPDSSFNDLDDGIDFSDVQQIKRGLIASMVRVVGFDPDSAGPHDWFLALASLLRGHLSEQGMHTSRSQYGKDVKRVYYLSMEFLTGRRLMKHLLDLGIEPQVRAALTALGQNLDVVAEQESDAALGNGGLGRLAACFLDSMATHAYPGYGYGIRYEFGMFSQTIENGQQVEHPESWLQNGSPWEIVRHNLNYTVRFGGRIVCFRDEQGHESCRWVDTDDVIAEAYDLKETGFGGSIAVNLRLWSARSTQDFDLRYFNEGNYIEAVKEKTVSETLSKVLYPMDTTLMGQELRLKQEYFFVSASLQDILARFLKVHKNPRLFPEKTAIQLNDTHPALAVPELMRLLMDHCGLNWEDAWDITRNSFAYTNHTLLPEALETWPLDLMETLLPRHMEIIYRINHYFLQDVRRTYPGDGDKVRRMSIIDDATRRVRMAHLAVVGSARVNGVAALHTHLLRERVFPDFDRMYEGKFVNVTNGITQRRWLLQSNPPLAALVSEAVGPQWIRDLDRLRDLEALADDTAFQDRFLAIKRQAKVRAAALIEERCGLCVAPETLFDIQIKRIHEYKRQLLNILQVIARYNRLRSANAPDLLPRTVIFGGKAAPGYFMAKKIIRLINDVAEIINHDPLVRGRLRVVFVPNYNVSTAEILIPACDLSEQISTAGTEASGTGNMKFALNGALTIGTLDGANIEIREEVGGDNIFIFGQTAEEVAHTKANGYNPWDWVNADEELRRVIDMIRDGFFNMEQPDRYHPLINAVLNQGDPFLVMADFRSYVEAQAAVDALYLDQRTWARKAILNVARMGKFSSDRAIHTYARDIWGVGSMVADA, encoded by the coding sequence ATGCACGCGCCAGACTCAAGCTTCAACGATCTCGACGATGGAATCGACTTCTCCGATGTTCAGCAGATCAAACGGGGACTGATCGCCTCCATGGTCCGGGTTGTTGGTTTCGACCCGGACTCTGCAGGCCCCCACGACTGGTTCCTGGCCCTGGCCTCCTTGTTGCGCGGCCACCTGAGCGAACAGGGGATGCACACCTCGCGCAGCCAGTACGGGAAAGACGTCAAACGCGTCTACTACCTCTCCATGGAGTTCCTGACCGGGCGGCGGCTGATGAAGCATCTGCTCGACCTTGGCATCGAGCCCCAGGTCCGCGCCGCTTTGACGGCTCTTGGGCAAAATCTCGATGTGGTGGCCGAGCAAGAGAGCGATGCCGCCCTGGGCAACGGCGGTCTTGGGCGCTTGGCCGCTTGTTTYCTCGATTCCATGGCGACCCATGCCTACCCCGGCTATGGCTATGGCATCCGCTACGAGTTTGGCATGTTCTCCCAGACCATTGAGAACGGCCAGCAGGTGGAGCACCCGGAGAGCTGGCTGCAAAATGGCTCACCTTGGGAAATCGTGCGGCATAACCTCAATTATACCGTACGCTTTGGCGGGCGCATCGTGTGCTTCCGCGACGAGCAAGGCCACGAAAGCTGTCGCTGGGTCGATACCGACGACGTGATTGCCGAGGCCTACGACCTCAAGGAAACTGGCTTTGGCGGCAGCATCGCCGTCAATCTCCGGCTGTGGTCGGCGCGCTCCACCCAGGATTTTGACCTGCGCTACTTCAACGAGGGCAACTATATCGAGGCGGTGAAGGAAAAGACCGTCAGCGAAACCCTCTCGAAGGTGCTGTATCCCATGGATACCACCTTGATGGGGCAGGAACTGCGCTTGAAGCAGGAATACTTCTTCGTTTCGGCCTCCTTGCAAGACATCCTGGCGCGCTTCCTCAAGGTTCACAAGAATCCCCGCCTTTTCCCCGAAAAGACCGCCATCCAGCTCAACGACACCCATCCCGCCCTGGCGGTGCCCGAGTTGATGCGCCTGCTCATGGACCACTGCGGCCTCAACTGGGAAGACGCCTGGGACATCACCCGCAATTCCTTTGCCTACACCAACCACACCTTGCTGCCCGAGGCCCTGGAGACGTGGCCCCTGGATCTCATGGAAACGCTGCTGCCGCGTCACATGGAGATCATCTACCGCATCAACCACTATTTCCTGCAAGACGTCCGCCGGACCTACCCCGGCGATGGCGACAAAGTGCGCCGCATGTCCATCATCGATGACGCCACCCGTCGCGTGCGCATGGCCCATCTTGCGGTCGTTGGCAGTGCTCGGGTCAACGGCGTGGCCGCCTTGCATACCCACCTGCTGCGCGAGCGCGTCTTCCCCGATTTCGACCGGATGTATGAGGGCAAGTTCGTCAATGTGACCAACGGCATCACCCAACGCCGCTGGCTGTTGCAGTCCAACCCGCCGCTCGCCGCCTTGGTCAGCGAGGCCGTCGGGCCCCAGTGGATCCGCGATCTCGACCGCCTGCGCGACCTGGAGGCCCTGGCCGACGACACCGCCTTCCAGGATCGTTTCCTTGCCATCAAGCGTCAGGCCAAGGTCCGCGCCGCTGCCTTGATCGAAGAGCGCTGCGGCCTGTGCGTGGCGCCCGAGACCCTGTTCGACATTCAGATCAAGCGCATCCACGAGTACAAGCGCCAGCTTCTCAACATCTTGCAGGTTATCGCCCGCTATAACCGCCTGCGTTCGGCCAACGCCCCCGACCTGCTGCCGCGCACGGTGATCTTTGGCGGTAAGGCGGCGCCCGGCTACTTCATGGCCAAAAAGATCATCCGCCTCATCAACGACGTGGCCGAGATCATCAACCATGACCCGTTGGTTCGGGGTCGTTTGCGGGTTGTGTTTGTGCCAAATTACAACGTGTCTACCGCCGAGATTCTGATCCCGGCCTGCGACCTCTCGGAGCAGATTTCTACCGCCGGCACCGAGGCCTCGGGCACCGGGAACATGAAATTTGCCCTCAACGGCGCCTTGACCATCGGCACCCTCGATGGCGCCAACATCGAAATCCGCGAGGAAGTGGGCGGCGACAACATCTTCATTTTCGGCCAAACCGCCGAGGAAGTCGCCCACACCAAGGCCAACGGCTACAATCCGTGGGATTGGGTCAACGCCGACGAGGAACTGCGCCGGGTCATCGACATGATTCGCGACGGCTTCTTCAACATGGAGCAGCCCGACCGCTACCATCCGCTGATCAACGCCGTGCTCAACCAGGGCGACCCCTTCCTGGTCATGGCCGACTTCCGCAGCTATGTCGAGGCCCAGGCCGCCGTCGATGCCTTGTACCTGGACCAGCGGACCTGGGCCCGCAAGGCCATCCTCAATGTAGCCCGCATGGGCAAGTTCTCCTCGGATCGGGCGATTCATACCTATGCCCGGGACATCTGGGGGGTTGGGTCGATGGTCGCTGATGCCTAG